One Dromiciops gliroides isolate mDroGli1 chromosome 3, mDroGli1.pri, whole genome shotgun sequence DNA segment encodes these proteins:
- the CTRC gene encoding chymotrypsin-C gives MLGSVLLVAFLGYASSCGVPSYLPNLATRVVGGSDVTPHSWPWQISLQYLKDNTYRHTCGGTLISNQHVLTAAHCISKSLTYRVVLGKNNLVEEEAGSVAVGVDTIFVHEKWNSFLVRNDIALIKLAEPVELSDTIQAACLPPKDTALAQDYPCYVTGWGRLWTDGPIADVLQQALLPVVDYNTCTQRDWWGALVTKNMVCAGGDGVIASCNGDSGGPLNCEAANGAWEVRGIVSFGSSLGCNTAKKPSVFTRVSAYIDWINEKLML, from the exons ATGTTGGGTTCTGTCCTCCTTGTTGCGTTCCTGGGCTATG CCTCTAGCTGCGGTGTCCCAAGCTACCTGCCCAACCTGGCCACTCGGGTGGTGGGAGGATCGGACGTCACACCCCACAGCTGGCCCTGGCAG ATCTCTCTCCAGTACCTTAAGGACAACACCTACAGACATACCTGTGGAGGGACCCTGATCTCCAACCAGCATGTACTGACTGCCGCCCACTGCatcag CAAAAGCTTAACCTACCGAGTGGTGCTGGGCAAGAATAACCTGGTGGAGGAAGAGGCTGGCTCCGTGGCAGTGGGTGTGGATACCATTTTTGTCCATGAGAAGTGGAATTCCTTCCTAGTGCG CAATGACATCGCCCTCATCAAGCTGGCTGAGCCTGTGGAGCTGAGCGACACCATCCAGGCAGCCTGCCTGCCCCCAAAGGACACCGCACTGGCTCAGGACTACCCTTGCTACGTGACAGGCTGGGGCCGTCTCTGGA CTGATGGTCCCATTGCTGATGTTCTCCAACAAGCCCTACTGCCTGTAGTGGACTACAATACATGCACCCAGAGAGACTGGTGGGGTGCCCTGGTCACCAAGAACATGGTGTGTGCTGGAGGAGATGGTGTCATCGCATCTTGCAAT GGAGACTCAGGTGGACCCCTGAACTGTGAGGCTGCAAACGGAGCCTGGGAAGTCCGGGGCATTGTGAGTTTTGGTTCTAGCTTGGGCTGCAACACAGCCAAGAAGCCCTCAGTCTTCACCCGGGTCTCTGCCTACATTGACTGGATTAATGAG AAACTAATGCTCTGA